Proteins from one Algicella marina genomic window:
- a CDS encoding zinc-binding alcohol dehydrogenase family protein, with the protein MKAVGYHQPGALDRNDALLDLEVERPQATGRDLLVRVQAVSVNPVDYKVRQNRPAENGQPAILGWDAVGEVVETGEAVTGFKPGDVVWYAGAIDRPGTNAEYHLVDERIVGHKPASLSVAAAAAMPLTTLTAHEMLFERLRVSSPVPGAAPAVLIIGGAGGVGSIAIQLLRAKTDLQVIATASRDETKAWVRDLGAHHVIDHSQPLPAQVEALGIGQPGFVFSTTHTGAYLDQVAELIAPQGRFGLIDDPATLDISVFKSKAVSIHWEMMFTRSLFETADIAAQRDILEEVASLIDTGRIRSTVTDTLGQINAGNLRHAHEILESNSARGKLVLEGF; encoded by the coding sequence ATGAAAGCCGTAGGATACCACCAGCCCGGCGCGCTCGACCGCAATGACGCCCTCCTCGATCTGGAGGTAGAGCGCCCGCAGGCCACCGGCCGCGATCTGCTCGTTCGCGTCCAGGCCGTTTCAGTCAACCCCGTCGATTACAAGGTCCGTCAGAACCGCCCGGCAGAAAATGGCCAACCCGCGATCCTGGGCTGGGATGCCGTCGGCGAAGTGGTGGAAACTGGCGAGGCCGTTACGGGGTTCAAGCCGGGAGATGTCGTCTGGTACGCCGGTGCGATTGATCGCCCGGGCACCAACGCCGAGTATCACCTCGTCGATGAACGCATCGTAGGTCACAAACCGGCATCGCTCTCTGTCGCTGCCGCCGCCGCGATGCCGCTTACCACCCTGACGGCGCACGAGATGCTGTTCGAGCGTTTGCGTGTCTCCAGCCCGGTGCCGGGCGCCGCTCCTGCCGTGCTCATCATCGGCGGTGCCGGTGGGGTCGGCTCCATCGCCATCCAGCTTCTCCGCGCCAAGACGGATCTGCAGGTTATCGCCACCGCCTCGCGCGACGAAACCAAAGCCTGGGTCCGTGATCTCGGTGCCCATCACGTGATCGATCACAGCCAACCGCTGCCGGCGCAGGTCGAGGCTCTCGGCATTGGACAGCCGGGCTTCGTATTCTCGACCACCCACACAGGTGCCTATCTGGACCAGGTTGCCGAACTCATTGCCCCGCAAGGCCGTTTCGGCCTGATCGACGACCCGGCGACGCTCGACATCTCCGTCTTCAAGTCCAAGGCGGTCTCGATCCACTGGGAGATGATGTTCACCCGCTCCCTGTTCGAAACCGCAGACATCGCGGCACAGCGAGACATCCTCGAAGAGGTCGCCTCCCTGATCGACACAGGCAGGATTCGCTCCACCGTCACCGACACGCTCGGCCAGATCAACGCGGGCAACCTTCGCCATGCACATGAAATACTGGAGAGCAACAGCGCCCGCGGCAAGCTGGTGCTGGAAGGTTTCTGA
- a CDS encoding winged helix-turn-helix transcriptional regulator produces MDTVNLVEGTKPRFNTYDCSTGCPVEGALEQIAGKWKGLVVFHLMDGTLRFNELKRRVGNVTQRSLTKQLRELEADGIVHREVHAVVPPRVDYSLTEKGRELRDIVKALHAWGVRHKRQK; encoded by the coding sequence ATGGATACTGTAAATCTGGTCGAGGGCACCAAGCCGCGGTTCAACACCTATGACTGCAGCACCGGCTGCCCGGTGGAAGGCGCGCTGGAACAGATTGCCGGCAAGTGGAAGGGCCTGGTGGTGTTCCACCTGATGGACGGCACGCTGCGCTTCAACGAGTTGAAACGGCGGGTCGGCAACGTGACGCAGCGCAGCCTGACCAAACAGTTGCGCGAGTTGGAGGCGGACGGGATCGTTCATCGCGAGGTCCACGCGGTGGTGCCGCCAAGGGTGGATTACAGCCTGACGGAAAAGGGCCGGGAGTTGCGGGACATCGTCAAGGCGTTGCATGCATGGGGCGTACGGCACAAGCGGCAGAAATGA